The Lysobacter capsici genome has a segment encoding these proteins:
- a CDS encoding M2 family metallopeptidase: MKHVRALLALGVAAAVIGLSGCKKEPVPSSSTTTAPAAAPEGETADQFIARVNDEYKKMYPEMTAAQWLSSTYINDDSQLLSAKANERYLTQLNSWIEQSKKFEGKQMSPATARAIQLLKIGTAMPAPKDPAKLAELTQIATRMEGMYGSGSYCSGPGDTDCRQLGDLEDVLRNSRDYDAQLDAWKGWHTISKPMRKDYTRFVELVNEGAQNLGYADTGELWRSGYDMSPAELAAETDRLWGQVKPLYEQLHCYTRSRLESKYGVDKGQTGGGMLPAHLLGNMWQQDWGNLWDVLAPYTEQQAGSLDINGALARQYQQALDAQEAKSGGERSPLEQAQLEVDANLANAKQMTERAQDFYVSLGMPKLPDSYWAKTQFIKPRDRDVVCHASAWDMNMGGDVRTKMCIKPNEEDFTTIYHELGHVYYYLAYNKQPPLFQTGAHDGFHEAIGDTIVLAMTPKYLQSIGMVGNQQQSNEALINAQMRMALAKVSFLPFGLMIDRWRWGVFDGSIKPDAYNKAWWELKAKYQGVAPVQARGEEFFDAGAKYHVPGNTPYTRYFLSHILQFQFYKSLCDAAGYKGPLYECSFYGNKAAGAKFEAMLSKGASQPWQQTMKELTGGEKMDATAVLEYFAPLQTWLKQQNEGKSCGWQASAAGAAAPVSPAKPAAKADAKAKPAQG, translated from the coding sequence ATGAAACATGTCCGCGCCTTGTTGGCGCTCGGCGTCGCTGCGGCCGTGATCGGCCTGAGCGGCTGCAAGAAGGAACCCGTCCCCTCCTCGAGCACCACCACCGCTCCGGCCGCCGCGCCCGAGGGCGAGACCGCGGACCAGTTCATCGCGCGCGTCAACGACGAGTACAAGAAGATGTATCCGGAGATGACCGCCGCGCAGTGGCTGTCGTCGACCTACATCAACGACGACAGCCAGTTGCTGTCGGCCAAGGCCAACGAGCGCTACCTCACCCAGCTCAACAGCTGGATCGAGCAGTCGAAGAAGTTCGAAGGCAAGCAGATGTCGCCGGCCACCGCGCGCGCGATCCAGCTGCTCAAGATCGGCACCGCGATGCCGGCGCCGAAGGACCCGGCCAAGCTCGCCGAGCTGACCCAGATCGCCACCCGCATGGAAGGCATGTACGGCTCGGGCAGCTATTGCAGCGGCCCTGGCGACACCGACTGCCGCCAGCTCGGCGATCTGGAGGACGTGCTGCGCAACAGCCGCGACTACGACGCCCAGCTCGACGCCTGGAAGGGCTGGCACACGATTTCCAAGCCGATGCGCAAGGACTACACGCGCTTCGTCGAACTGGTCAACGAAGGCGCGCAGAACCTCGGCTACGCCGACACCGGCGAGCTGTGGCGCTCGGGCTACGACATGAGCCCGGCCGAACTCGCGGCCGAGACCGATCGCCTGTGGGGCCAGGTCAAGCCGCTGTACGAACAGCTGCATTGCTACACCCGCTCGCGCCTGGAATCCAAGTACGGCGTCGACAAGGGCCAGACCGGCGGCGGCATGCTGCCGGCGCATCTGCTCGGCAACATGTGGCAGCAGGACTGGGGCAATCTGTGGGACGTGCTCGCGCCCTACACCGAGCAGCAGGCCGGCAGCCTGGACATCAACGGCGCGCTCGCGCGTCAGTACCAGCAGGCGCTCGACGCGCAGGAAGCCAAGTCCGGCGGCGAGCGCAGCCCGCTGGAACAGGCGCAGCTCGAGGTCGACGCCAACCTGGCCAACGCCAAGCAGATGACCGAACGCGCGCAGGACTTCTACGTCTCGCTCGGCATGCCCAAGCTGCCCGACAGCTATTGGGCGAAAACCCAGTTCATCAAGCCGCGCGACCGCGACGTGGTCTGCCACGCCAGCGCCTGGGACATGAACATGGGCGGCGACGTGCGCACCAAGATGTGCATCAAGCCGAACGAAGAAGACTTCACCACGATCTATCACGAGCTCGGCCATGTGTATTACTACCTGGCCTACAACAAGCAGCCGCCGCTGTTCCAGACCGGCGCGCACGACGGTTTCCACGAAGCCATCGGCGACACCATCGTGCTGGCGATGACGCCCAAGTACCTGCAGTCGATCGGCATGGTCGGCAATCAGCAGCAGAGCAACGAAGCGCTGATCAACGCGCAGATGCGCATGGCGCTGGCCAAGGTCTCGTTCCTGCCGTTCGGCCTGATGATCGACCGCTGGCGCTGGGGCGTGTTCGACGGCTCGATCAAGCCCGATGCGTACAACAAGGCATGGTGGGAACTGAAGGCCAAGTACCAGGGCGTGGCGCCGGTGCAGGCGCGCGGCGAGGAGTTCTTCGACGCCGGCGCGAAGTACCACGTGCCGGGCAATACGCCTTACACGCGCTACTTCCTCTCGCACATCCTGCAATTCCAGTTCTACAAGTCGCTGTGCGACGCGGCCGGCTACAAGGGCCCGCTGTACGAATGCAGCTTCTACGGCAACAAGGCCGCGGGCGCGAAGTTCGAAGCGATGCTGAGCAAGGGCGCGAGCCAGCCGTGGCAGCAGACGATGAAGGAACTGACCGGCGGCGAGAAGATGGACGCCACGGCGGTGCTGGAATACTTCGCGCCGCTGCAGACCTGGCTCAAGCAGCAGAACGAAGGCAAGAGCTGCGGCTGGCAGGCCTCGGCCGCGGGCGCTGCGGCGCCGGTGTCGCCGGCCAAGCCGGCGGCGAAGGCCGATGCCAAGGCGAAACCCGCCCAGGGTTAA